A region from the Nematostella vectensis chromosome 13, jaNemVect1.1, whole genome shotgun sequence genome encodes:
- the LOC5505173 gene encoding RNA-binding protein 39: MAEDFDIEAMLEAPYKKETTPVKSKSKDDKRRYSSSDDDDDDRKRGRKRRSTSRSRSRSPSSRSRRSNGHSRGRRDDRRGGKRRSFSRSKSRTPPRHRRRSRSPNKKHSRSKSRTPPRHRRRSRSPRRESIDRKRRSSYESPSPQPFPSPVRKPPEPMTEESAEEKDQRTVFCMQLARNIRPRDLEEFFSKVGQVSDVRIISDRNSRRSKGIAYIEFTDKSAVPLAIGLSGQKLLGAPIMVMLTQAEKNRLAAEAERLKQPLGPTRLYVGSLHFNITEAMVKAVFEPFGTVDSVQLIYDSETNRSKGYGFVQFREAEAAKRAMEQMNGFELAGRPLKIGPVTERGDSSAYSFLDDEEYEKGGVELNSSARAALMAKLSQGHSAGLSVPGAPPIVSGVQQALATPVAVSLPTPCFMLTNMFDPTKERDAGWDLDIRDDVLEECNKFGPIVHIHVDKNSPQGIVYVKCATPDIAISASKSLHGRWFAGKQIIAAPVPLSNYHTMFPQSISATRSLQPSTA; the protein is encoded by the exons ATGGCTGAAGACTTTGATATTGAAGCCATGCTGGAGGCCCCCTACAAGAAGGAG acTACTCCAGTGAAAAGCAAAAGCAAGGATGACAAACGCCGTTACAGTTCcagtgatgatgacgatgatgatagaAAGCGAGG AAGAAAGAGGCGGAGCACAAGTCGCAGCAGATCACGCAGTCCTAGTAGTAGGTCTCGTAGGAGTAATGG GCACAGTAGAGGAAGAAGAGATGACAGGAGAGGTGGAAAAAGGCGCAGCTTTAGCCGCAGCAAAAGTCGAACTCCTCCACGACACAGGCGCCGTAGCAGAAGTCCTAACAAGAAACACAGTAGGAGCAAAAGTCGCACACCACCAAGGCACAGGCGAAGAAGCCGTAGCCCCAGAAGGGAGAGCATTGATCGCAAAAGACGTTCAAGTTATGAGAGCCCTAGTCCACAACCCTTTCCGAGTCCTGTACG AAAACCTCCAGAGCCCATGACAGAAGAGTCTGCAGAGGAGAAAGATCAGAGAACAGTGTTTTGCATGCAGCTTGCAAGGAACATTCGGCCCAGAGATCTGGAGGAGTTTTTCTCCAAAGTTGGACAAGTATCTGATGTCAGGATTATCTCTGACAGAAATTCAAGGAGATCCAAGGGCATTGCTTACATTGAATTCACTGACAAATCAGCAGTTCCTTTG GCCATTGGACTATCAGGACAAAAGCTTCTTGGTGCTCCAATAATGGTGATGCTCACACAAGCAGAGAAGAACAGACTAGCTGCAGAAGCAGAACGGTTAAAGCAACCTCTAGGACCTACACGCCTGTATGTTGGCTCTCTCCACTTCAATATAACCGAAGCAATGGTCAAAGCTGTCTTTGAGCCTTTTGGTACAGTTGACAGTGTGCAGTTGATATATGACTCGGAGACCAACAGATCAAAGGGCTATGGCTTTGTGCAATTCCGGGAAGCTGAGGCAGCCAAGCGCGCCATGGAACAAATGAATGGCTTTGAGCTTGCTGGACGGCCACTCAAGATTGGTCCAGTGACAGAAAGGGGTGACTCGTCTGCCTACTCGTTCCTTGATGATGAAGAGTATGAGAAGGGTGGGGTGGAGCTGAACTCCTCCGCCCGTGCTGCTCTCATGGCCAAGCTATCTCAGGGTCACTCAGCTG GCTTGAGTGTTCCTGGTGCTCCTCCTATTGTGTCGGGGGTACAGCAAGCTTTGGCCACACCAGTTGCTGTATCTCTACCAACGCCATGTTTCATGCtgacaaacatgtttgatCCCACCAA AGAACGGGATGCTGGTTGGGATCTGGACATCAGAGATGATGTTCTCGAGGAGTGTAATAAATTTGGTCCAATTGTCCATATCCATGTTGACAAAAACTCGCCACAG GGGATAGTGTACGTTAAGTGTGCCACTCCTGATATTGCCATTAGTGCTTCCAAGTCACTTCACGGCCGTTGGTTTGCAG GCAAGCAAATAATTGCAGCCCCAGTTCCCCTATCCAACTACCACACCATGTTCCCGCAGTCCATCTCTGCTACAAGGTCTCTTCAGCCATCCACAGCATGA